The region AGTATTCCTCCTTCAAAACATCTACCATCTTGCAAAATTCGTTCTTTTAATAATTCCATATTTGTTGTGTTGTATAATTATAAAGTCAAGAGAAGGTCAGTTCCTCCTACAAAAGTTGCAAGCGAATTTACGGATAATCTACTTATCCTATATTATTGATCAAAAATACTTATCTCATTTTGTTGAAATTATTCTTTAAAGCGATAGCTACTACTATGAAAATCGTCCAATCAATAAATGCACTTGCCCAATATATACCATCAATATCATAATATATAGGTACGACTAACATAATCGGTACATATAACAATAGCTGCCTAGATATAGCTATCATACTAGCAGGTCTCGCATTCTCCACAGATGGGAACCACACCATAGCCATAAAAATAGCAGGTAAGATCAACAATACACTCATATATACTCTAAAATTGACTAACTGGTTTATAGTAAATAACTGATTCGGTATCATTAGAGTCAAAACGTCTTGAGGGAACAGCATTACTAAACACCAAAAAGGTATCAATACAGCTAGACCCGTCCAGGTAAATAAGAGATAAGATTTTTTAGTCCGTACATAATTCTGTACTCCATAGTTCATTCCGGCAACAGGCTGAAGTGCACGCATTAATCCGAATATCGGTGTACATAGCAACAGGTAAAAACGATTAACTACGGTAAAGAATGTAATATCACTATCAGAACCGTACTTCGATAGTGCATTAAATACAACGATATTCTGTATGACGACCATAACCATCATAATCATAGCGGGCATCCCCAGATTAATGACTAGCTTCTGTATCTCGCTATCTTTATGTAAAGACCATATATTAGTCTTAAATGAAGCCTTCGAACGGTGATAATATAAAACTCCTAGTATCGTATATACTAACATAGATACATTAGTAGCCCAAGCTGCACCCATAACTCCCCAGCCAAAAGTAGCTATAAAAATAGGCTTAAGGGCTATGTCAATAACCAAACCTATAGCTATCATAAGAGCTGCAACTTTCATCTTGCCTTCTGCTCTAATCATCATATTAAGTGCTAGTCCGTGTACCCAAAAGAAAGTACCTAACACGATAACCTTATAATACTGTGATGCTAATACGGCAATCTCCCCTCTACCACCCATCAGATATATTAAGTCATCTGTATAGATATAAGCAGGCACCATAAATAAAGCAGAAAAAAGTATACTGAGATAATTAACTGTACCTAGACACTTGGCTAACTTCTGCGTATTCTCAGCGCCTATCCAAATACTGATACCTGCCCCCGCTCCAGTACCTATCAGACTACCGATAGCCTGTCCTATCTGAGCAAGTGGAAAGGCAATCCCAACTGCTGCTAGGGCCTGATCATTAATCAAGCGTCCTACGAATACTCCATCTAAGAAATTATTAAGCCCAAATAGCACCATAGCTACCACGGCAGGCCAAGCCATCTGCCACATTACATTTGGCAGATTACCGTTTAAAATTAATTGTTTTTGTTTATCCATATTTATAAGTGAGTTAATTAATGGTACACACAGATAAACACTATAAACAAGGATTTCAAAATTACACTCTTATAACTTAGTAGCTTTTAAGATGACAAATGGTCTGACCACGGGTTTTCCAAGCTTATCTGTGGTATTCTCCATATATTGCCACTGTTCTATATTATAAAATCCAATGTTGGTCAATAGTCTAATCAGCCACTCTGTCTTATGAAAATGGAACACTTCAGAAGTAACAAAAGGTTGTTTCTGAATAAAATCTTTTTGGATAAAGGCTAACGTAAGTTGTCCCTCTGATTTAAGTATTCTATAAACCTCTTGAAAATACTTATTAGGTTCTTCCCAAAAATATATTGTATTAATGGAAAAGCAATTGTCAATAGACTTGTCTTCAAAAGCAATTTTACCTGAATCATCTCCAAGTCCAAAAACTATTTTATGGAGCTTAATCAATTCCTTATTAAACTCAATAGCTTCACTTAACATCACATCTGACAATTCTATACCACTATAATTAATATTCTTCTCTTTAGAAAACAAATAAGGTAAGTGACGACCATTACCGAATCCTAATTCAAGAATTTGCATCCCTGCCTTAATGTTTAATCGATCAATGGTTTTATAAATCATGTTACTATTAGACGCATACATCGTATTTCCAACTTTGACACCATCATCTCCATTAGGACATCTCAGTTGCTTAGCTAACTCAATATTATCCTGTTGCTCCATATTATATAAATTTTGACCAAAGATAACTATTTAGAATAAATCTTAATAACTATCTTTGTACAAATTTCACTAAAACTACCAAAAGAACTATTACTTCAAAAGGAGTAAACATTACGCTAAACGGATTACTATGGAAATGATTATTAAGGATGCTAAAACAAAAAAGATATTACTAGAAAAAAAATATCAATCTAATACTTCTATATCAAGCAATAGTGAAAAATGTAGAACACTACATATACAACATGATGAGATAGATAATAAAGTAGTGGAATACTATAACGAAGATTCTATTATCATCTTTGGGACAATGGATATCAAAAAAGATATCTATGTAGATATGTACGCTGATGAACCTGTCTATGAAATGCACTTCTGTATGAATGGTCATTCAGCTTTTAACTCACCTAGTACTACGATAGACTTTAGCAAAAACGAACATAACCTATATGCGTATAAAGAACTACAAGGACATTTCAAACAACATGAAAACACAAACGAATATCTAGAAGTAATCTTTAACAATGACTATATAGAACAATTGCTCGATAACTATCAGGCATTACGGCCTGCTATAGGAAGAAGAAAAGACCACCTATTCAGACACAATGCAAGTGTGACTAGGGAAATGAGTAGCTTAATAATGGAACTGTATAACACTAATAGAATAGGTGTAATGAAACAGATGTATCTCGATATTAAGTCTAAAGAGCTACTATTACTCCAAATCGAACAATACATTCTCACTAACACAATGTCTACAACTGCTAAAATATCTGTTACTGACAAAAGTAAGCTAGCAGAGGCTAAAGAAATAATAGAACAGCACTTCCAAAATCCGTTAAGTTTAATACAACTAGCAAAAAGAGTTGGATTAAATGATTATAAGTTAAAGAAGGGATTTAAGGAGGAGTATAATACCACTGTATTTGGGTATGTGTATCAACTCAGAATGGAGTATGCCCATAAGATGCTCTTAAATACTGATACCCCTATAAAAGAAATAGCTAACTACTGTGGATATGAATATGTACAACACTTCACTACAGCATTTAAACGAATGTATAATATACCCCCTGCACTGTATAGAAAGCAATAATTCACTTCACTTTATAAAAATGAGAACCAACTATTCTTATCCAATTTCTTCTTCATAGGGCGAATATACATCTTCTCAAAAGCCTTTAACACAGTAGAAGGATACTCTTTTAGAACAACATCTAACGTGTCATCAGGAGGATACCCCTCTAAAGAGTCATAAAGTTCCTCTAATACAAGTTTACTAAATTTCTCATTATTGGGATCTGCGACAATATAAAATCTAGCAAAATGAGAGGAATACCTAATAGTATTATTTAACGTAATGTTACTAACGTCAAACCATGCACCATACTTAGTAATTCCGTTAGGTGATTCGTAAAAAACGCCCCTCTCCTTATCTAGAACAATAGATTCATACTTATATTCTTTGCGTCGTTCATTCATTTTATCCACTCTCTCCTGCTCCACTTCATTAAGACTAGCTACCGTCTCTGATAGCGTTGCCTTAAAGATGTACTCTCTATCGGTAATATTATATGCAACCCTATAACTAGGCCGCTGAGTAGTAGCTATGAAAGAAAAGATAGAAAGACAGACAATACCGCACTTTAAATATCTATTAGAATATAAATACTCTGATCTAGAGAAAATAAAATAAGATAGAGGAATACTTAGCAGAGCCATATAGTCAGTATAATCAATCACCCGATAAACCGGTATACCAAAAGAATGTAACCAACCTAAAATAGGAGAAAACCACGCACTCTTAAACCACAAAAAGAATATAGCAGTAAGTATATGTATCTCCTTAGTAAAACGAGGAAAGAAATAAGACCAAAAAAACGGGAATACAAATAAACCTGCAAAATCTGAAAGTTTGCCCGTTATAGTATTAGAGAAATACTGCTTTAACCAAAGATCATTCAACACTAGTACTAGTAAACTAATGATGAAGAAGGGATTAAAGATTTTATTAGATTGGAACTTTAGAAACATACTTTTAACTTTATAGCAAACTAAGTTAATAAAAAAACCCCAAGAGCGACAATCTCGGGGTTTTCTAACAAAAATAAACTAACAACTCAATAAACAACAAATACTGAAAGTACTGATGATTACATTGAATCAAAACATAACTTGCGACAACAAATTGTTATGTAATATTATAAACTATCTCAATAGACTATATTCGAATTTTGGGTATCCACGCTCTCCTTTATCATTCATAAAGCTTAAGACACGCATTTTATAGAAGTTTCCTTTAGCATCTTTAATTACATAAAAGATATTATTAAACAACTTCTTATCATTAGCAACATCTCTCCAAGTACCACCAATAGTACGTAGGTCTAGTGACAATAATGACTGATCTACATCAGCTAAAGCAAAAGACTTGTACATTGTTTTATCTTTAGCAGGAATAGTAACCTTATATGCGGTAACACCACCGTAACGGTTATTCACAATAAAATCAGAGAAACCATACGATCCCTTAGGATCACCTTGTTGGTCAACAGTATTCGTAAAAACAGTAAAGTTCAAATCCCACTTTTTCTTAGTTGGTTCTACGTCAACAATACTATTATTATCAAAACTAAAGAACGCAAAATTATAAACAGGATTCTTCTCTATATAAACTTCTTTATGAGTAGTATCATTAAGATTAGCATATTGTAACAAATAACCATTCTCTTTACGTAATACTCTTATCTTCTTCCATCCTCTAGTTTCTCCAGCTACACTTACGGAACCTGGAGATACATTATTACTACCTGGTTTAAACCCTAGATTAACTAAATATACCTTATTATCAAAATCATTTAGTTTAATCTCATTAATAGCAGTAGATTCAATAAATCCTGAAGGGTAATCTATATATGCGACATTACTAGCTTCAAATGTTCCAATTTGAACCTTTTGTTTTAAATCAGAAACATCACTCTCTTTAACTTTATCTATATCTATCGAAGAAATAGAGCCAGTGGCCATATAAATAGATCCGTTTAGCTTCACACGGAAATCTTTATCAGAGTAAAATGCTAAATCCCAAGAATCACGTTGCACAGCATACATCGCTTTACCACCTAGATCTACATATACTTGTTTTGGTTGACTAGGCCCTCCTATCTCAGGTGTTAGTACTCCTCCGATAGCTGTATCGAAACTAACTACCATCACATTATAACCTCGAACTTTAGCTTCTTTAGCAGAATAATTTACTTTAACGATATCAAACTGAACCGTCTTATCTGTTCGATCATAAGGATAAATCAAGTTTTTAAATAAAAAAGACACATCCTTAGCTCCTTTAATAAAAGGTACAGTAACAATACTCTCCTTAGCACTAGGCACAGTACTAAAGTCAACATCATATATCGCTTTAGTAGGAGTAAGACGTAACTCCACACTACCATCTGATAGTGCAGGCTCAGAAAAAACAATCTTAAGTTCCTTACTATCTTTTATCTCACTATAACTTATAGACTGCTCATCAAAAGCAACTATGAATTCCTTTGTCCCATTATTACCATTCTTAGAATCCTTTTCGCATGAGGTCAACATGAAAAAAGAAGAAAGAACTAATCCTATATGTAATAAATACTTCATCATTATTAAAAACCTAATTTATACTGTAATTTCAAAAAGAAACTACGTCCATAACCTAACTGCTGAGTAGCGTTTCCAGTACTATGCGCCGTACCAGAACTAGTCGTAGAAGTAAGTGATAATACATCAAACATATTACGTACACCTACAGTAGCAAAAAGCATATTCTTAAAGAAAGGATGACGAATACTGAAATCCATCCAAGAGTAACTCTGTTGTTTCCCTTTAATATAGTATTCACCAAACATATCTGTTTCCATCTTATATCTATACTCTTCTCCATTATACTTATAATATAATGAAAAAGTAGTTCCTGTAGAAGGTAACTTATAACTAATATTAGCTGTTACCTCAGGAGTATACAAGAACTTATCAGTATCACCAGGAGCTCCATAAATCTGTTGAGCTGAACCTGAATAAGTAAATCCTAACCCTACATCCAATGTCTTCCAACGCATTTGATTTAAAAATGTAACACCTACATTGCGATAACGGTTTACATTTTCATATTTAAACTTTAAACCATCAGGATCAATAACCTGTATCTGATCTATTTTATCTTGAATATTTAGATAACGTCCAGTAAGATTCGTACTAAACTCAAAGTCATCTGTAAACTCAAAAGTCTTTTTTACATTCAAGAAAAAAGTCTTTCCGCTTTCTGGATTTAAATCAGGATTACCTTGTAAGTCATGATTAACATCCACAAAATACGTGTACAATTCCTCATAATTAGGTAAACGTGGAGAAGTACCAATAGTAGCTCTGACTTCATAATCATAAGGCAACACATACTTTAGCATTAAGCTCATCGCATGCTGACTATCAAATGTATTAGATGTCATTAAACGATATCCTGGTCTAATCATAAAATTAGGTAATACATTAATCTCTGAAGACGCATAAAAATCATAACTTCCTAGAGACTTGTTCTGAGGAGACTCCCCTAGTGATTCACTCATTAATGAATACCCCTTGCTATTAGCCACTTCATAACCTACTTGGAACTTAGCTTTCTCCCACTTAATAAAGTCACTAAAAGTTCCTCTAGAGAAAAACACCTCTCTACTCTCACTTTTATAAGAATTCCTATCAAACTTCTCATCATACTTAATGCGGTAACGATAGAAATCAATATCACGCTCTTGCTTCTGATAAGTAAAAGACAAATCAAAACGAAGAATATCTTTTAGATTTCCCGAAGTATTTAAAATATTCGCCCAGCGTTTAGTATTGACTATTCTATCTTTCGCTATAGGATCTATCGTTTCAAAAACAGGGTCTTCATTCATGTCAAAAGTCTTAGCATAATCTTTCATCCTTTCGTCAAAATACTCGAACTTATAAAAAACTCTATATGACTTATGATGATAATTTAAAAGAGCTTTTACATTATTCTGGTTTTTCGGTAACCATTCATGGCCACGTTTATTCTCATCACCAAAATATGTAAATCCTTTTTTATCATTATACCAACCTTTAAAATCATTATGTGTATAACTTACACTTGCATATAAATTATCATTTATATTATGTCCTAAAGTTAGTCCTTGTACATGTTTACCTTTATTCTTTAGATTATATTCATTCCCCACAGTCTCTTCTTGCGTAAAGAAATTTACATTCCAGTCATGTAGGTTATTTTTCTTAGTAATGATATTAATAATTCCAGTAACCGCATTAGCACCATAGTCTACTCCCATAGCCCCTTCTACAATCTCAACTTGTTCGATATCGTCTAAGTTTATCTGTGTCAAATCTGTATTATTTCCAATACCTTCATCAGAAATCATAGGAACATTATCAATTAGGATAGTAAAATACTGTGCATCCAAACCAAACATTTTAACTGAAGATCTACCAGTACCAGCGTTAGGTAGAATAGATATATTCATTACTTGATTCAAAGCATCAGCTAATGTTACCGCACCTAAATTTTCTAAACGTTGTCTATTTAAAACTGTAACATTATTAACCGCTTTATTAATAGACTGTGGACTAAATTGTCCTGATATTACGATTTCTCCTAGATTAGAATTCGGTGGCGTTATCGTATCATGTACTTGTGCCATTGTTAATATAGGCATTACACAAAAAGCACCAAATACTAATATGTTATTACGCTTCATTTATCTGTTTTATTTATTTAGATAGATTCTTGATTGCAAATATAAATAAATATATTATTTAAATTGATTTTAAATAATATATTTAAAAATAAAAAAACGAAGACAAAGCTTCGTTTTTGATAAGGGTGCAAATATACGCTATTTTTTTGGTAAGAAAACTTCTGCCATCATACATCTAGCACTACCTCCACCACAAGCTTCGATAGTATCTAGACTACTATGTAGTATAGGACAATGTTTTTCAATAACTTTAATCTGATTTGCATCTAGACTATTATAAGCTTGAGTAGACATCACTAAATAACGTTGATCATTAGCTCCTCTCACTTGCAACATATTCCCTGCAAAGTTATTAACCTGATCTTCTGTAATGGTAATAATTTCTTTACCACTACTTTTTAAACTATTTAAAACAGTCTTTCTTTCTTGTTTATCATCAATACAATCTGCACAGATAACTGCAAATGTCTCAGCTAAACACATCATTACATTAGTATGATAGATATGTTTTCTCTCACCATCAACAGTTTGATAAGCTTCAAAAATAACAGGGTCATTTTCAAAATCCTCACAGAACTCAATTACTAAGCCTTCATCTGCACGAGGTGAAAGTGCACAATACGTTTTTTCATTAGCTCTATCTAACAATAAACTACCTGTACCTTCTAAGAATAATTCATCTTCTTCTGCTGAAGTATAGTCCCAAATATCATCATTTACTTCAAATCCTTCATTCTCTAAGATTTCGAATATATCTTCTCTTCTTTCTAATCTACGATTCTTTGCAAACATAGGGTAAAGAACTACTTCTCCTGATTCGTGAAAAGAGATCCAATTATTAGGAAAAATACTATCTGGTGTATCAGGACTAAGCGTGTCTTCAACAACAATAACATTCACTCCTACTCCTCTAAGCTTTTCAACAAAAGCATCAAACTCTTGTTGTGCTTTAGCATTAACTGTAGCAGGTGTAGTGTTATCAAGAACTTTTTGATAAAAATTATTAACTGCTGTTTGTTCATTCATACGAAACGCCACAGGACGAATCATTAGTATGGTATTAGTTGTTTGATTCATATCTTATATTTTAATCGCGTATCAAAGGTAGTGTAGAACATCTTAATAATCCCTCTTGTTTAGCAATTTCTGCGTAAGGTATTTCTTCTACTGTAAAATTATTTCCTCTTAGCCAATTATTCAATCTAGTAAAGTTTCGTTCAGAGACAACAACTTCAGGACTTATCGAAAATACATTTGAAAACATATGATACATTTCTTCTCTTTCAATGTGGAATAAATTGTCTTTACCGAAAAGTTCTACTAAGCCATAGTACTCCTTTTCATCGTAAAAGCCACCTTTATATATAATTCCCTTGTTATTTCCAACGGGTTGAAAACAACAGTCTAAATGTAGAGCATTATCGCGTGGCTCAGTTTTAGATTTAACTAAGTCAAATGAAAGTACTTTTTTATTTGGGAATAATTCTTTAATAAAATCAACTCCTAGTTGATTTGTTCTTGCTGTAATATAATTTTTGTAATCAGGACGTTTATACGTTCCGATTAAAATGTAGTCATTCCATAACATTACATCTCCACCTTCAAAATGTATTTCTTCAGGAGCTGATATAATAGAATTTGGATTGATCTGATCTAAGACATATTGGATTGCTTCTAATTCGCGATCCCTATCTGGAAGAATATTAGCTTTAATAAATTTGTCTTCAATAACAAATCCAATATCGCGAGTAAAGATTTGATTATAATCTTCAATTAAGTCAGGTCTAAAGACCTGTACATCGTATTTTTCAAATACTTTATTAAAAGCATCCATTTCCTTAATCATATCAACTTCTAGAGGATAAGTACCCGCTATAATGTGCTCTAATGATTTAGGATCGTATGCTTCATCTACTGTAGGTGTGGGTCCGATACTATTAGCTGTACCAAGGACCACAGCCCGCAATCTTGAAGTTTCGTTATTTACATTTAACTTAAGCATAATTTGTGATTTTCTACAAATATAGTAAAATACTCATCACTCCTAATCTAACTACTGCGTAAATACAATAAAAAAAGGCATCACTAATTGATGCCTTTTTTTTATAAAAATATACTATTTTCTATCTTTCATTGGAACGAAAGTTCTTAACCCTTCACCAATATATAACTGTCTAGGACGTCCTATTGGTTCTTTGTTAATCCTCATTTCTTTCCATTGAGCAATCCATCCTGGTAAACGTCCAATAGCGAACATTACAGTAAACATCTCTGTTGGAATTCCTAATGCTCTATAAATAATACCTGAATAGAAATCTACGTTAGGATATAAGTGTCTTTCAACGAAATAAGGATCTTTTAATGCAGCTTCCTCCAATTTTTTAGCGATATCTAATACAGGATCATCAACACCTAATTTACAAAGCACTTCATCAGCAGCTTTTTTAATAATACGTGCTCTAGGATCAAAGTTTTTATACACCCTGTGTCCGAATCCCATTAAACGGAAAGAATCATCTTTATCCTTCGCTTTATTTAAATACTTTTCTACATCCCCACCATCATTTTGAATAGCTTCTAACATCTCTAATACCGCTTGATTAGCACCACCATGTAATGGTCCCCACAACGCTGAAACACCTGCAGAAATAGAAGCAAACAAACCTGCATGAGAAGATCCTACAATACGTACAGTAGAAGTAGAACAGTTTTGCTCATGGTCTGCGTGTAGAATAAATAATTTATCAATTGCATTCTTTATCACCGGGTCAATCTCGTAAGGAGATGTTGGCAAAGCAAACATTAATCTCAAGAAATTATCAACATAACTCTTAGTGTTATCGTAGTAATTTAGAGGGAATCCTTTAGCTTTTCTGTACGTCCAAGTAGCAATTACTAAGAATTTACTCATTGTCTTACACACAGCTTCATATAAATCTTTTTGACAATCAGCATCGACAACTTTAGGGTTAAATGCAGTTAAAGCACTAGTCAAAGAAGCCAACACTCCCATTGGGTGAGCTGTTTTAGGGAAACCATCAATGATATTCTTCAT is a window of Myroides oncorhynchi DNA encoding:
- a CDS encoding helix-turn-helix transcriptional regulator, with amino-acid sequence MEMIIKDAKTKKILLEKKYQSNTSISSNSEKCRTLHIQHDEIDNKVVEYYNEDSIIIFGTMDIKKDIYVDMYADEPVYEMHFCMNGHSAFNSPSTTIDFSKNEHNLYAYKELQGHFKQHENTNEYLEVIFNNDYIEQLLDNYQALRPAIGRRKDHLFRHNASVTREMSSLIMELYNTNRIGVMKQMYLDIKSKELLLLQIEQYILTNTMSTTAKISVTDKSKLAEAKEIIEQHFQNPLSLIQLAKRVGLNDYKLKKGFKEEYNTTVFGYVYQLRMEYAHKMLLNTDTPIKEIANYCGYEYVQHFTTAFKRMYNIPPALYRKQ
- a CDS encoding dimethylarginine dimethylaminohydrolase family protein — encoded protein: MLKLNVNNETSRLRAVVLGTANSIGPTPTVDEAYDPKSLEHIIAGTYPLEVDMIKEMDAFNKVFEKYDVQVFRPDLIEDYNQIFTRDIGFVIEDKFIKANILPDRDRELEAIQYVLDQINPNSIISAPEEIHFEGGDVMLWNDYILIGTYKRPDYKNYITARTNQLGVDFIKELFPNKKVLSFDLVKSKTEPRDNALHLDCCFQPVGNNKGIIYKGGFYDEKEYYGLVELFGKDNLFHIEREEMYHMFSNVFSISPEVVVSERNFTRLNNWLRGNNFTVEEIPYAEIAKQEGLLRCSTLPLIRD
- the ctlX gene encoding citrulline utilization hydrolase CtlX; translation: MNQTTNTILMIRPVAFRMNEQTAVNNFYQKVLDNTTPATVNAKAQQEFDAFVEKLRGVGVNVIVVEDTLSPDTPDSIFPNNWISFHESGEVVLYPMFAKNRRLERREDIFEILENEGFEVNDDIWDYTSAEEDELFLEGTGSLLLDRANEKTYCALSPRADEGLVIEFCEDFENDPVIFEAYQTVDGERKHIYHTNVMMCLAETFAVICADCIDDKQERKTVLNSLKSSGKEIITITEDQVNNFAGNMLQVRGANDQRYLVMSTQAYNSLDANQIKVIEKHCPILHSSLDTIEACGGGSARCMMAEVFLPKK
- a CDS encoding citrate synthase: MSKTAYIEVDGVRHEFPVLVGTENEVAIDILKLRSLTGAITYDPGYKNSGSCKSAITFLDGEEGILRYRGYSIEDLAENSNFLEVSYLIIFGELPTQEQLEKFENDIRKYSLVNEEMKNIIDGFPKTAHPMGVLASLTSALTAFNPKVVDADCQKDLYEAVCKTMSKFLVIATWTYRKAKGFPLNYYDNTKSYVDNFLRLMFALPTSPYEIDPVIKNAIDKLFILHADHEQNCSTSTVRIVGSSHAGLFASISAGVSALWGPLHGGANQAVLEMLEAIQNDGGDVEKYLNKAKDKDDSFRLMGFGHRVYKNFDPRARIIKKAADEVLCKLGVDDPVLDIAKKLEEAALKDPYFVERHLYPNVDFYSGIIYRALGIPTEMFTVMFAIGRLPGWIAQWKEMRINKEPIGRPRQLYIGEGLRTFVPMKDRK
- a CDS encoding TonB-dependent receptor plug domain-containing protein, whose protein sequence is MKRNNILVFGAFCVMPILTMAQVHDTITPPNSNLGEIVISGQFSPQSINKAVNNVTVLNRQRLENLGAVTLADALNQVMNISILPNAGTGRSSVKMFGLDAQYFTILIDNVPMISDEGIGNNTDLTQINLDDIEQVEIVEGAMGVDYGANAVTGIINIITKKNNLHDWNVNFFTQEETVGNEYNLKNKGKHVQGLTLGHNINDNLYASVSYTHNDFKGWYNDKKGFTYFGDENKRGHEWLPKNQNNVKALLNYHHKSYRVFYKFEYFDERMKDYAKTFDMNEDPVFETIDPIAKDRIVNTKRWANILNTSGNLKDILRFDLSFTYQKQERDIDFYRYRIKYDEKFDRNSYKSESREVFFSRGTFSDFIKWEKAKFQVGYEVANSKGYSLMSESLGESPQNKSLGSYDFYASSEINVLPNFMIRPGYRLMTSNTFDSQHAMSLMLKYVLPYDYEVRATIGTSPRLPNYEELYTYFVDVNHDLQGNPDLNPESGKTFFLNVKKTFEFTDDFEFSTNLTGRYLNIQDKIDQIQVIDPDGLKFKYENVNRYRNVGVTFLNQMRWKTLDVGLGFTYSGSAQQIYGAPGDTDKFLYTPEVTANISYKLPSTGTTFSLYYKYNGEEYRYKMETDMFGEYYIKGKQQSYSWMDFSIRHPFFKNMLFATVGVRNMFDVLSLTSTTSSGTAHSTGNATQQLGYGRSFFLKLQYKLGF
- a CDS encoding HmuY family protein; protein product: MMKYLLHIGLVLSSFFMLTSCEKDSKNGNNGTKEFIVAFDEQSISYSEIKDSKELKIVFSEPALSDGSVELRLTPTKAIYDVDFSTVPSAKESIVTVPFIKGAKDVSFLFKNLIYPYDRTDKTVQFDIVKVNYSAKEAKVRGYNVMVVSFDTAIGGVLTPEIGGPSQPKQVYVDLGGKAMYAVQRDSWDLAFYSDKDFRVKLNGSIYMATGSISSIDIDKVKESDVSDLKQKVQIGTFEASNVAYIDYPSGFIESTAINEIKLNDFDNKVYLVNLGFKPGSNNVSPGSVSVAGETRGWKKIRVLRKENGYLLQYANLNDTTHKEVYIEKNPVYNFAFFSFDNNSIVDVEPTKKKWDLNFTVFTNTVDQQGDPKGSYGFSDFIVNNRYGGVTAYKVTIPAKDKTMYKSFALADVDQSLLSLDLRTIGGTWRDVANDKKLFNNIFYVIKDAKGNFYKMRVLSFMNDKGERGYPKFEYSLLR
- a CDS encoding MATE family efflux transporter; its protein translation is MDKQKQLILNGNLPNVMWQMAWPAVVAMVLFGLNNFLDGVFVGRLINDQALAAVGIAFPLAQIGQAIGSLIGTGAGAGISIWIGAENTQKLAKCLGTVNYLSILFSALFMVPAYIYTDDLIYLMGGRGEIAVLASQYYKVIVLGTFFWVHGLALNMMIRAEGKMKVAALMIAIGLVIDIALKPIFIATFGWGVMGAAWATNVSMLVYTILGVLYYHRSKASFKTNIWSLHKDSEIQKLVINLGMPAMIMMVMVVIQNIVVFNALSKYGSDSDITFFTVVNRFYLLLCTPIFGLMRALQPVAGMNYGVQNYVRTKKSYLLFTWTGLAVLIPFWCLVMLFPQDVLTLMIPNQLFTINQLVNFRVYMSVLLILPAIFMAMVWFPSVENARPASMIAISRQLLLYVPIMLVVPIYYDIDGIYWASAFIDWTIFIVVAIALKNNFNKMR
- a CDS encoding class I SAM-dependent methyltransferase, producing the protein MEQQDNIELAKQLRCPNGDDGVKVGNTMYASNSNMIYKTIDRLNIKAGMQILELGFGNGRHLPYLFSKEKNINYSGIELSDVMLSEAIEFNKELIKLHKIVFGLGDDSGKIAFEDKSIDNCFSINTIYFWEEPNKYFQEVYRILKSEGQLTLAFIQKDFIQKQPFVTSEVFHFHKTEWLIRLLTNIGFYNIEQWQYMENTTDKLGKPVVRPFVILKATKL